CGGGCATGTCCGGAAGCACGGCCCCGTCCGGCTGGTGCTTGGCCAGCAGGTCGCGGATGGCGAAATACTTGGGCGTGGGCCGCCCCATCTCGTCGAGGGGGGCGTCGTAGTCGTAGCTCGTCACATCGGGCTGGTAGGCGTCGCCCATATTCGCGCCGGCCCAGAAGCCCCAATTCGTGCCGCCGTGGACGACGTAGAGATTGAACGATTTCTTGTTGGCCAGAAGCCACTCCAGATCCTTGAGGACTTCTTCGGTCTTGGCCCGGGCCCAGGGCTCGCCCCAGTGGGTGAGCCAGCCGGGATAGAGCTCGCTGCAAAAGACGGGAACGCCGCGGCCGAGCTTGGCCGCCGCGGCGAAATCCTTCTCGTTGGCCCCCGGGTCGAGCCCGATGGCGCAGCCCGGGATGGAACCGGCCTCCAGCATGTAAGGCGTCGCCCCGTCGGCGGTGTAGAAGGGAACTTCGATCCGCCCTTTCTCCCACATCGATTTCAAGGCCGACAGGTAGCCGCGGTCGTTGCCGTAGCTACCGTATTCGTTCTCGATCTGGACCATGAGGACCGGGCCGCCCTTGTGAACCTGGAGCGGCCGCAGGAGATCGGCCAGCTTGGCGATGTACCGCCGGCAGGCCTCGATGTAGCGTGGGTCCAGGCAGCGGACCTTGATGTCGGGCGTGCGCAGGAGCCAGATCGGCAGACCGCCGAAGTCCCATTCGGCACAAGCGTAGGGTCCCGGGCGCACCACGACCCAGAGCCCGGCCTCGCCCGCCGTTCGGATGAAGGCGGCCAGGTCGTTGCCGCCGCTGAAGTCCCACTTCCCGGGTTCGGCCTCCAGTAGGTTCCAGAAGACATAGGTGCAGACGGTGTTCAGGCCCATGGCTCGGGCTTTGAGCAGGCGGTCCTTCCAGTACTCGCGCGGGATCCGCTGAAAATGCATCTCGCCCGCCAGCATTTGAAAAGGCTTCCCATCCAGGGCAAACTCGGTCCCCCGGAATCCGAAGGTGTGGATGGCCTTCGGCCACGGTTCGGGCGGGAGGGGCCGGCCGCCCGGCAGCATCTGGAAGGGCCGGCCGTCCGGGCGAGGCCCGGTCCCCCGAAGTCCGGCCGCGGGCCAAATCAGGACCATGAGAAGGACGGCGATCGTTCGCTTCATGAGCGTTCTCCTCGGCGAGCCGTGCATCCGCGCTCGGCGCGTCCGGTATACCACACTCCGGCCCGGCCGGGGAAGACGCGCGAACAAGACCTCGCGGACCCTTCCCGCGGTTTCGTTTGACAATCCGCAAACCCGCCGCTACCATGATTCCGGAAGGAAAATAGGAAGCGAATGCGGAACATCCGATTCTCAGCCTCGTTCCGGCCGATTCTGGCGGCCCTCCTGGCCCTGTCGTTCGGGGCCGCTCTGCTCCCAGCCCAAACCCAGGAAGACGATGCGGCCGCTCTTCTGCGCCAGGCCGATGGGTATTACCAGAAGGGCGATTACAAGCTGGCCGTCGGCACCTATCTGGAAGCAGCGGCGATGTCGCGCAGCAAGCTGAACCTTTCGGCCGCCTATTTCGGGCTGGCCTTGTGCTATTTCTACGATCGTGACATGGCCAATTCGGTCAAATGGATGAGGCAGACGGCCCAGATCGATCCCGGCAAGGAGATCTCCGACTCGTTCTATCCCAAGAGCTTCGTCGATCTTTTTCA
The window above is part of the Candidatus Aminicenantes bacterium genome. Proteins encoded here:
- a CDS encoding beta-galactosidase is translated as MKRTIAVLLMVLIWPAAGLRGTGPRPDGRPFQMLPGGRPLPPEPWPKAIHTFGFRGTEFALDGKPFQMLAGEMHFQRIPREYWKDRLLKARAMGLNTVCTYVFWNLLEAEPGKWDFSGGNDLAAFIRTAGEAGLWVVVRPGPYACAEWDFGGLPIWLLRTPDIKVRCLDPRYIEACRRYIAKLADLLRPLQVHKGGPVLMVQIENEYGSYGNDRGYLSALKSMWEKGRIEVPFYTADGATPYMLEAGSIPGCAIGLDPGANEKDFAAAAKLGRGVPVFCSELYPGWLTHWGEPWARAKTEEVLKDLEWLLANKKSFNLYVVHGGTNWGFWAGANMGDAYQPDVTSYDYDAPLDEMGRPTPKYFAIRDLLAKHQPDGAVLPDMPAPLPVIEIATVAFTEGASLFDNLPPSVAIPQPKPMEFLGQDHGFILYRTGFRGHASGKLKIWELHDYANIYVDGQILGTLSRAKKEDTIEIPAAGSKPTTLDILVEGMGRINFSQYMIDRKGITDRVTLSGMTLMDWQAFSLPMEPAYLAGLKFKPLLPGPQGAEARPGMFFRGSFDLETLGDTYLDMRGWAKGIVWINGHNLGRYWEIGPQKRLYCPAPFLKKGRNEIVVFDLHRTAPAIVTGEKSLD